From the Streptococcus hyointestinalis genome, the window TCCTTCAATTTAATTTGTTTTACAATTGTATTTTAGCCACTTTTGAAAGCGATGTCAAAACGGAGAATTAGCCCTTTTATACACTATTTGGGGATTGTCAGCTAATGTTTAGAATAAGACATAAAGAATTTACTTCACGAGACTATTTAATGTATACAATTATTTTGCGAGAAAGTATCTAGTGTATAGTTCGATTAATTCCTACAACAGAGTGCTTAAAAATATTTCTTTTAGAAAAATATTTTCTAGTAAGAACAAAAATAATTTTGATATGGTAAAATAAAAATATGAAATTGATACGTAAACTCCAAATTACTGAAGATGAATTTTATGATTATCTTGAGAATGATTTATTAGCACCCTATCAAGATATAAATCCTGATGTGGAATTTAAGAAAGGAGCTATATATACCAACAATCAGGAGGACCCGACAGCACAAGTTACATTGGAAATTCTTGATTATAAGCGATATTCTCATTATAAAGCTTTGGTAAAGTCCTACACAGATAACCTAATCATTTCTTATCAGACACTTTCTTTGGATAATGGTAATATTGAAATTATATTTGAACAAAATATTCAATCATTCAAAAGAAAAAATAGATTTTTTTCTTTATTTAAAGAGACCATCTACCTTGGGCGTATGTCAGACTCTCTTCA encodes:
- a CDS encoding DUF3284 domain-containing protein → MKLIRKLQITEDEFYDYLENDLLAPYQDINPDVEFKKGAIYTNNQEDPTAQVTLEILDYKRYSHYKALVKSYTDNLIISYQTLSLDNGNIEIIFEQNIQSFKRKNRFFSLFKETIYLGRMSDSLQDLQQKIIQKRNS